A section of the Candidatus Acidiferrales bacterium genome encodes:
- the miaB gene encoding tRNA (N6-isopentenyl adenosine(37)-C2)-methylthiotransferase MiaB, whose product MNSHDDRKSRELKVYIETYGCQMNLADSEIVLGIMNKWGYSPTKSIDDADVVLLNTCSVRNHAEEKIHQRLHVIMKRKSENSDLLVGVLGCMAERLRKSLLEKHNVDIVVGPDDYRKLPQLLEGAFAGVRGIGVQLSRTETYDDIVPLRTEGISAWISIMRGCDKFCTFCIVPFTRGRERSRTLGSVVREVEQLVDQGFREITLLGQNVNSYRDNTNDFSDLLAAVANVDRRLRVRFTTSHPQDLSDKLIDTIASHDNLCKYIHLPVQSGSNRILEAMNRTYARQQYVELVNKIRERIPGVALSTDIISGFPTETEDEHRETMRLMEELRYDGAYMFKYSPREGTPAYRLGDDVAEETKTRRLNEIIALQQRVSYEINQSEIGKVFEVMVDGVSKKSDLQQSGRTDTNKTVVFPLCLLKPGDVAEVRINRASAATLFGEVVSNLN is encoded by the coding sequence ATGAACAGTCATGATGATCGAAAGTCGCGAGAATTGAAAGTGTATATCGAGACATATGGATGCCAAATGAATCTGGCTGATTCTGAGATTGTTCTCGGCATAATGAACAAGTGGGGGTACTCGCCTACGAAAAGCATAGATGATGCGGATGTGGTTCTCTTGAATACGTGCAGCGTTCGCAATCATGCCGAGGAAAAAATCCACCAGCGTCTTCATGTAATAATGAAACGGAAATCTGAAAATTCCGATCTGTTGGTCGGAGTGTTGGGGTGTATGGCGGAACGGTTGCGCAAGAGTCTTTTGGAGAAGCACAATGTCGATATCGTGGTCGGTCCTGACGATTACCGAAAGCTTCCGCAGCTTCTCGAAGGCGCGTTTGCCGGTGTTCGAGGTATCGGGGTACAACTCTCAAGGACGGAGACGTATGACGACATTGTTCCTCTGAGAACCGAAGGAATCTCTGCATGGATTTCCATCATGCGGGGATGTGATAAGTTCTGTACATTCTGCATCGTTCCATTCACCCGCGGTCGCGAGAGAAGCCGAACTCTCGGCAGCGTTGTGAGGGAAGTGGAACAGCTTGTCGATCAGGGTTTTCGTGAAATTACGTTGCTTGGTCAGAATGTGAACTCTTACCGCGACAATACAAACGATTTTTCGGATTTGCTTGCTGCAGTGGCTAACGTGGACCGCAGGCTCCGCGTGAGATTCACCACTTCTCATCCGCAGGATCTGTCCGATAAGTTGATAGATACAATTGCGAGCCATGACAATCTCTGCAAGTATATCCATCTCCCCGTGCAATCCGGGTCGAACAGAATTCTTGAAGCGATGAATAGAACTTATGCTCGTCAGCAATACGTCGAGCTTGTAAATAAGATTCGAGAGAGAATCCCCGGCGTTGCTTTGTCGACAGACATAATAAGCGGGTTCCCAACTGAAACAGAAGATGAACACCGCGAGACTATGCGCTTGATGGAAGAACTGCGATATGACGGGGCATACATGTTCAAGTATTCTCCACGGGAAGGAACCCCGGCATACAGGCTGGGCGATGATGTAGCTGAAGAAACAAAAACCAGGAGGCTGAACGAAATTATCGCACTGCAGCAAAGAGTTTCTTATGAAATAAATCAATCCGAAATTGGTAAGGTCTTCGAGGTAATGGTCGACGGCGTAAGCAAGAAATCCGATTTGCAGCAAAGTGGCAGGACGGATACTAACAAGACTGTTGTTTTTCCTCTATGCTTACTCAAACCGGGCGACGTTGCAGAGGTCAGGATAAATAGAGCATCGGCAGCCACTCTATTCGGGGAGGTCGTCAGCAACCTTAATTGA